Proteins encoded by one window of Hylaeus volcanicus isolate JK05 chromosome 7, UHH_iyHylVolc1.0_haploid, whole genome shotgun sequence:
- the LOC128879316 gene encoding uncharacterized protein LOC128879316 translates to MCETWKKKIDDEDEYEKWKTKHQDQCTVNDEGSAGKMEVDGIKEMFGRSMERYGALYTRYIGNGDSKTFKDTAPQHDYRPIGADSWCSWRRVEAEGTLKNYTHDPPLTDLVQQVIKPIYTDLSRNELLERCLGRNTQNNNESFNGLLWHFAPKHVYSGAKTVKIAAYLASGIFNDGYQSILKTINTMGIIIGSEIKGLLMLKTIRESYLERKGIAKRQKKLELLGRLQTWL, encoded by the exons ATGTGTGAAAcgtggaagaagaaaattgacgacgaggacgagtatgaaaaatggaaaacgaagCATCAAGACCAATGTACCGTGAATGATGAAGGATCTGCCGGGAAGATGGAGGTAGATGggataaaagaaatgtttggtCGATCGATGGAACGTTATGGAGCCCTGTATACCCGTTACATCGGCAACGGTGACAGCAAAACATTTAAAG ATACAGCGCCCCAACACGATTATCGTCCAATCGGAGCCGACAGCTGGTGTTCGTGGCGCCGCGTCGAAGCAGAAGGAACGCTGAAAAATTATACTCACGATCCACCACTTACTGATCTTGTACAGCAGGTTATAAAACCTATTTATACAGATTTATCACGAAATGAGTTATTAGAGCGATGTTTAGGCAGAAATACACAGAACAATAATGAAAGTTTTAACGGTTTGCTTTGGCACTTCGCCCCAAAGCATGTCTATTCAGGAGCAAAAACGGTGAAAATAGCAGCTTATCTAGCAAGCGGAATATTTAATGATGGTTACCAGTCAATTTTGAAAACCATTAATACAATGGGAATAATAATTGGCTCAGAAATCAAAGGTTTGCTGATGCTCAAGACGATAAGAGAATCTTACTTGGAGAGAAAAGGCATCGCGAAGCGTCAAAAGAAGCTCGAACTGCTCGGACGACTACAAACATggctttaa